A stretch of the Pangasianodon hypophthalmus isolate fPanHyp1 chromosome 28, fPanHyp1.pri, whole genome shotgun sequence genome encodes the following:
- the emc4 gene encoding ER membrane protein complex subunit 4 gives MSSPGGQGGALSKATGAKRMKWALELSLANTRTRGDRQLKDGEVMYPVGYSDKPVPDTSVQEADRNLVEKRCWDVALGPLKQIPMNLFIMYMSGNTISIFPIMMVCMMAWRPIQALMSMSATFKLLESSSQQWLQGLVYLIGNLLGSALAIYKCQSMGLLPTHSSDWLAFIEPPQRLEIMGGGLVL, from the exons ATGTCGTCACCGGGCGGACAGGGAGGAGCTTTATCTAAAGCTACAGGAGCAAAGAGGATGAAATGGGCTCTGGAGCTGAGTCTGGCCAACACCAG GACACGAGGAGACAGGCAGCTTAAGGATGGAGAAGTGATGTATCCTGTGGGTTACTCGGATAAACCAGTCCCCGACACCAGCGTTCAGGAAGCAGACCGCAACCTGGTGGAGAAG agatgctGGGATGTAGCCCTTGGTCCTCTGAAGCAAATCCCCATGAATCTGTTCATCATGTACATGTCTGGCAACACTATTTCTATCTTCCCCATCATGATGGTGTGTATGATGGCGTGGAGGCCCATTCAGGCGCTCATGTCCATGTCTGCCA CCTTTAAACTGCTGGAGAGTTCAAGTCAGCAGTGGCTCCAGGGTTTGGTCTACCTGATCGGCAACTTGCTCGGCTCAGCGCTGGCCATCTACAAGTGTCAGTCAATGGGTCTCCTCCCGACGCATTCCTCTGATTGGCTCGCCTTTATTGAACCTCCACAG AGGTTGGAGATAATGGGTGGAGGATTGGTCCTGTGA